The Dysidea avara chromosome 11, odDysAvar1.4, whole genome shotgun sequence genome includes the window cactcgagttggcatttaattttgctaaaattctgtgtcgatacgtgctttgcatgccaagatacaATGAGCAAAAAGTCGAGTTGTAAAAAGGTGTGCATAAAATGTATGGAGTAGAAAGACAAAAGAATCTGCAAGCACGTGGATTCAAACCCACTACCTCCTACATGCTAGTCAGatgttctaccacttgaacagtggTTTTGAAATGCTACACAAGCTTTCTCTATACCTTGgtcttctacgcgctgtagagaacGAATGGAAGTACgcatgaactcttgataaaaatccttagagtaggcggatgatgtgTGGATTATTATCTGCACAGATTTTGTAGATTTGTGCCAAGTTTGGTGAGTAAGCGATATAACAGACGgacagatggcttttcagctATAGATGGCAATTGTAGATAGAGCTATTTGCTTTAAATTTGCATTAGTGTCTTAAGTAGTTGTCAATTTCAGTGCAAGCTTTATTGTTATTACACTTCACTGCATTTTTAGAAtatttatgtgactgctcttgGCTGTGCACGAGACAATACATTACACACTCCTAATGTTGAGCAGGTGTTGTCCATTTgttagttaaagcaccgccacgaGTGCAATATGGGAAATAGCACAAGGGTGTGGCCGATAGACCTATACAgtgcgaggcaaagccgagtgctgtatttagcTCAGAGTGCTATTTTCCCACGTGGCAGtggtttaaagtgctttctggtcAACTTTGTTTGGGGCATTCATTTTGTAGACTTGAACCATGTCGATTTTCAGTCATCAGCCAATCGGTAAGTGTCTATGTAGTACaagtttggtcataaaacaaacaCTTAGCATTGTTTTGGCTATGTATGGCAATTTACATGTAAAATGTTACACATgtgatcaacagtgctgtattttttgtatgCAGTGCTGTATGTTGTGGGCATGGCCCgtgataaaatatcacccaaaaatctgccttgattttttcacaacgacatgacagtattggttgagtaaaattaagcccaaaagtgccttcagattgacccaaaacattTTCattaagttgctacagaattttattttatttataagaattttctactgcctactgttcagtcaagcatagctgTTCAGCCAAATGGGGTTCCAACCCTTTGAGCCCTGCAGATCCACCCCTGCACTAGCTGCTTCTCTATCATTATCCAGACTGGTGCTACCATTACCATTTAAACAAAGTTAGTAAGATAATTAATTGATGAACTTCTAAGTGAATACAGTttagcaataataattatgtggtgTGTTATACATTTAGCTAATCAGCAAAGATTATTTTGTTGACTACTTGCATATACCCTTATATAGTGCTGTCATTAACTATAATTGtgtaatattgtgactggttttgtaaaaaggggtcttcctACGTACACAtgcaatttaccaactttaatGATTCATAGATTGAAGGAAATTAATGACATCAAATCTGGTCAATAGTTAGCACCAACATTGCTAAATGGATAGAAAAAATTTAGTTCTATATGCAGCTCCTATATTATATGGATAAGTGTTAAAGACCTGTTTACAAAATCCAGTTAAATTAATTTGCACTACTATAcagtgtgtttagtggtcatgaacttgcagaaaaagtgcacaaacaagtataagaaaaattagggatTTTGAACTAGAGAAGGGACAACATAGTACTAGGGGTGGGCGGTATCTCGGTTATATCGTCAAACCGCGATATTCTGATGAAACGATACCAGTATcgtcaaaaattcttggaaacGATATTGTCACGATATCAAGAATACTGCAGTGTTGATTCGAATTACCTACTGTAAACATGATCCAGGGATccaggcagggccgcccagagaaattaaggggcccagggcaaagagttaaagtggggcccttgacccaagttgtaaggtgaagaccaaaaaaaaaaaaaaaaaaaaaaaaaaaaaaaaaaaaaaaagaaaaaaaaaaaaggtcacaacctgctggaaatgacaataactacccatcgcCAACCATATCTctttatctataagcttgctacactgctcctctgaagaatactgtgactgctctattagagtatttagatctgactgctctattagagtatatcgatcttttaaacaggtattcagggggcctcctggggcccctttcaggctggggcccggggcaaaatgccccagttgccccccccccccccccctgtgggcggccctggatcCAGGTAAGGATCTAGATACATACAGAAGGGATATTGAAATATtatagatcgagatactctaatagagcagtcaccaatactctaatagaacagtcaagtgcACTGTAATAGAGTATTCATACAAATATGAAGTAGTTACTAACAGATTTGTCATTGTGATAAGGGCCTTATTAATATTTCTACACATTGTAGCATTATATAAAATGTGGTGATGCAAAACTGAGTATGAGCTTCTATTGCTACAGTCAACAGTTTTTAAGTAACGCATGGGAATCTGTAGAACTCCTGAATTTATGTCATGTACTTGGGTATACAAGACACATCCTCACTACacttaattgtttgtagcaaaattgaAGTCTTCCTGATGTCTGTATCTCAATGCATAGTTCAATGAATGGTGTAGTATGTTATTTTGTACATCCATTCATGctactgtattcagtgtattgtcaCTTGTGTAGGCAGTTGTAGTATAGAGCACCTGTCAAAATATGAAagaaatatcgtgataattagtaatatcatgatatatttcccatgatatatcgtgatagtaaaatttaaaTACTGCCCAGCCCTACTTAGTAccatgataaaaagtactgaaacaagctggattggagtaatgtgtaatgtccaattgctgtaaaccaataagaagcaaatatccctactgtgcatttcccaattgctgtaaaacaataagaagaaaTTATCCTTACTGTGCTGTGGAGATCGAAACACACGgtagggatatttgcttcttattgttttacagcaaatGGACATTACacactactccaatccagcttgtttcagtactttttatcatggtactgtgttgtccctactctagttcaaaattcctaatttttcttatacttgtggAAATGATAGCCCTCTTATTTGTATGATCTTCGCCCACGAAGTGTTGCAAGTGTAGTTATAGTCTTAGGACTCTTAGTCATTGTTGTCACATTAGCATCCTTATTCAGTGTTCATAAAAACAAGATGCTATGTATtctgagctagctacctgtcaccAGATATGAAACTCTGATAAGTAGTTAGACAGTCAGTAGTCACCCATGTATTTAAGACTATACACTAGGAAAACATGTAATTTTACCCAAGGTGCATGGACTATAAACGAACCATATAATGTGTCATGATTGACTCACTGGTATAAGTGACAGAAAAGAAATGCACAATATAGTTTGTGCTGAATTTGTTTATTGTATCCATTGGGTAGACCAGCGAAGAAATCTATGTGCTGTGGACAAATGTATAAGTGCATATGGCTTCGCACAAGCAATATGTGACACTCACAAATAAATTATTTCACACACAACATCATATACAGCTAGTCTGTAGAGTAGCTAATCAATAATCTTCACAACAAAGTCAGATAGCTGCAGTGTGACTTATAAGCACTGCAAGGCACAGGAGCATAACACTGAGGATATTTCTGTTTTGTATCTTTTGTGAAATgcctttgcagcattgttggattCTTCTGCTAAaacgttctaatagagcagtcagctagcTATTAGCCTGGGTCTTCCTTAGCTACAACAAAATCATCCCTTAGGGCATAACACACGAATCATACTCACCAATGTTGATCAGCTAACTGATACTATCACTTTTCCCTACAGCAAAACTTTAGGATCATATAAGTTTTAAgtttctaattaatgcccacAACATAATCATTATAGTTCAGTAGTAAACCTTCCAAAACTAAATGCAGAATTTGGACAAACAGAAGAGGTGATGGTAGAGTAGTGATAACAAAGGACAATTTCCAAGATGAAGAAGCAATGAGTTGattagctccttagatcaatactctctaatagagcagtcaatttgtattgaaatactctaatatagcattcactgattaaaacaagACTGAACAAGTGCCCCAAATATCAGTCACTGACTTGAAAATAAAgtgtccattacactttgctttcagctatgttcagcctgttacacagcactacatgTGAAGAACAAGCgcttctgtaatcaatccagttaccatgaaaatatggatgattcatATGCCCCAATTACTGAAGGCTGGAAAGTGGCCATTGCGCTTGctttttcaactatgttcagcccatttcacagcactacaaacgaagaagaacagtagaagaagtacttctgcaatcaatttagtcaccacgaaaaatacggacgattcctgtagggaagccatcttGCTActgcgaatcgacacctttggctgtcagcaaaaagaaatgggacacaaaggaggacaaaagtaagtccatgatgcgtacattgtatgtactacagtatgccaataGGTACATCTCGGaatgaagcgacattgaactgTGAAAaacaagcccgtagccttagctgttatcgagttgggcaggcaggcagtcagaaatattccattgaataactttttttacaaattttgtagcaatctattggaatcATTTAGAGTTGTGCTGAAGGCaattttggacttggttatgacctaaccaatactgccaagacgcCAGGATGGTATAGTGAAGCTGGCTTTTGGGTGCAtaatatttttggctggaaaaactcaaaccttcatgatcccaatatatagtactatcgtGCTGTATGAtaatggtaaaaaaaatgtTGCTATAGCTAGTGTAAAGTTAGCAAACTAAGCTAATCATATAGTAAGTATTTTTTGGATAGATAAAGATAAACCTATCTATAGCTCATCTATGCTAGACATTGATATCCAACTCCATGACTATTGGTCAGCTAGCACTAGTTATAGTAACCTGGCTGCACTTTATTTTGCAGGTACAGTGAGTAGATACAAGGGCAACAAATGACTTCCACCGGTAACTTTATTGGAAAAAGGCTTTAACTCAGATGAAAATGAAGTTTTAAGCACTAAATTAAGCTCCATTGTATTAGGGCTCAAACGATTAACCAAATATTTGGATTAATATTCGTTTGCATTGTAGtcgaataataaaattaacaaacaattaTTCTCATGTGATCATTTATATGGTGACACGTGATTAGCTGTTAGCAATTAACGAAGCAGAAGATGATGCTAAGGAAAGTAAACACTACAATAATAAAGCAATAGcattaggcagccactaattggtAAAGATGTACTAATTCCTTGGTGAATTGCTGTAAGCGTGAAACTTCGTATGGATTTGTGGCGGCTTACTCCAGGTACTGCTACTTTgctttagaaaatggtatgtttGTAATACTTTGAAGTTTGATTAAAATAGAAGTTACTTATTCACGAAGAGACTCCACCACAAGTCTCTTAGTTACTAAGTGACTCACGGCTAACCACGTTAGTTAATTAGTTATCCACACCAAGAATTTATTGTTAACCACTGAAATATTGTCaacaaaacaatagcacaaccaAACATGTTTTTCACCACCCTATTCCAGTGCCAAAGGGTTAACTGGAGTACCAAGGCAGATATTGGTGTCTTACTTTCCTAGATAATGGGCTGTGTTGCCGTGTGACACGACAAGCCAGCACCATTATACAGTAATTTTGCTAGCTGTCTTTCTCTACTTTCACTCGAGGTACGGTAATGCCAATCCATTGATTCTCCACTGTGGTATAGACTTGCCTTGAATAGCTGTGAGGATACTCGGCATCTATTAGCTACACCAATCACGATAGAActttacagtagctactgtcACTAATTTTTCACAGATTTCTCTTACTCGAACTGATGCAATTCTTGTTGATAGCAGAGTGTATCACCAATAAAAGTGCCATTTCAGTGACTAATTCTTGAGAGGAAAGTAAATTAGACTTCCCATGCAGCGTGACACCGTCACTAGCAAAGGCGAGGCATAGCTACAATGTCCTTTTCACTGCTGGGAGTCCGTTTTCTAAAACAGTAAGACACTCCAAACTAACACTTTTGAAGTATAAACGTTCTCAGAGTCGGTGTTAGAATAACACAAGAAAAACCTTGGCGGATATATCAAAGACATTTTCTATCACAGTATCGCTGTgataatcctttcagaaagggcACTATGGTATCTCTTTAATCTTATGAAGCCTCAAACCTGTTTGTGGTTATTTGTAGGCTTCTTGGTAGTGGCTGCCTTAATTGCGTTCATAacaatgaaaccttacaccgaTTATTTGACTAATTTTATATTTTATAAGGGCTgagcgaatattcgaatacagtaAACCACTATTCATTTGAGCCCCTAAATTGTATTTTACCTAGTGGTTTTAAGTTTCCTACAagattagctatatataatacattgatCTTTTAACTGAACATGGTTTAATGATTGTGAATGAATTACATACTTACCACAAGTAGCTAGATAGAGTGTAAATACTGCAAGCATTTTATTCTTTCTAAGATTCTGATAAAGTATGCAAGACACAATTGTATTTCTGCATTGCAGAAGTTCCAAGAAACATCCAGAAAGTGATGGCATGAGATGACAGTAGTGAGGATTGGTAGACCAAGTTTagcataataaaattaaaacctTGTCAGTATCTGGGGGcgacccccagacccccctgcaTCTGACTCCTACTACTACTGGAAACCCTGTGTTAGAAATCCTAGATATGGCCCTTGTACATGATACACAACATGCTGTACATCTTTCTTTTGTTGAGGGTCTCAGTAGTGATAGAGGTGATTGGTATCTTGGTTATATTTTATCATGACACCTTGATAGTAATAAGATGATGAAATTGTATTTCGATCTAATGTTTACAACACAGTGACTGCTATTTCTGCCCTAAATGACTGTTCAATATGGACAATGAGGTGCCCTAAGTAGTAATGTAGCTATGTGGCATTTTAAATAAACCGTTTTGATTCATAACATCATCCTTTTAAGACTCTGGGAGAAGTCCAACTTTTAGCACTCCATCACTGGGAGGTGGAAGTACAAGTGGTTTATTAAACACAGGCCAACAGCAGCAACAGTTGGGTGGTGGATTATCTCAAGACACATTTTCTGGTAAGTAATGTATAAGACTTTTCAGTTAAAGTTTAAATTTAACTTTTCAATGTGTCTTTGCCAGGGCTGGGTGTTTTTGACACAACTGCAACAACAATCAAATTTGAAGTGAGTTTTAAAAGTTCTGCAGATTGTAGTGATTAATATATCATGCAGTTTGGTAGTACTGTAAAGTATGGATAATGAAGGTTTGGGATTTTCTGGTCAATGATATCACCCAGACTTAAAATCTGCCTCATATTTCTTTCTTCatagcttggcagtattggttaggtatatagTCAAGCCCAAAATTCCTGCATGCAGAGTGATTTAAACACATCCAGTTAGGATTTTAAAAAGTATTTGactgaattttctgctaactgactaactgGTGCCCCCAGCCAAGCATTCCATGCttaaggctatgggtttgattttctTCACTATTTGATGTTGCTTTGGTCCAAGACATGCCTTTCGCCAACTGCAGCaactatacagtgtgtgtatcatggacttgcctttgtcctcctttgcgtcccattctccaaggtgttgattcacggtAATTAATGCAAGATGGCTTCAGTGCAGCTGGCTATTACAAGAATCACTCTTGTAGTGACTTGATTGCAAAGGTGTTTCCCGtattgttcttcgtttgtaacctAAACGgatagtagacatttaatccctacttcagtatTATTGACACAAATGTCTTATAGTAGctatgtataataattatatgtctCTGGTTTAACTATATCGTGTTTGTTTtatatagaaagaaaaacaAGACACAGCAGTCAGTACTGATGACAGTCAACGGGTATTGGAATTAGAATATAATGTACAGCAGTTGAAGTCTTTTGAAGGGTTGATGAAAGCTTATGAGCAGTTGAAGAAGACTacacaagtacaaaaagaagaaCAGGATGATCTATTTCTGCTACTTGTACAAAAGAATCAACGAACCAAAAAATTTATGACCTTGTTGCAAGAAAATAACGTAGAGATTTCAGAATCTGAaagtgattcagaagaagaGTCAGATGATGATTTGctttttgtactgttctttgtttataatGGATAGTAGatatttaatctctacttcagcCGGTACTATTGACATGAATATTTTAGTAGCAGCTATATATGTTTCTGGTTTAACTATATCGTGTTTGTTTTATATAGAAAGAAAAGCAAGACATAGCAAGTAGTACTGATGACAGTCAACAGGTATTGGAGTTAGAATATAATTTGCAGCAGGTGAAGTCTTGTGAAGAGTTGATGAAGGCTTATGAAAAGTTGAAGAAGGTTAAACAAACACTAGAGCAAGAGCAGGATGATGTACTTATGCTACTTGCAGAAGAGGATCACCGAATCAAAAAATTTAAGACCTTGTTGCAAGAAAATAAAATAGAGTTTTTAGAATCTGAAAGTGAAGAAGAGTCAGATGATATGAAATGTATTGTGTGTCTGTATGAAGTATTCATGCTGAAATGTGAAATCATTGCTTATGAAATGTTAACCTATAAATGCATGGTTTAATAAAACCTCACCAGCCATTTAAACTGGATGTAAGCATGTCTGAGTAAGGCTAACTCATTGCCAAAGCCACTGTCCTATTTTGTTTAGCCATGATGCTTTAATTGCTGTTTTATTACTGATACAGATGCAACCCTTTGGCAAGAAGGTGGTTTCATTGAGTGCAAGTTTGGTGTATGGACTACTACttatgtatagctactgtaacttCATCTTGTTTGTAGAAAGTATcataaaattatgcatacaTGAAATTAGTTTAATATTTGTTCTTTTGTTAATCACTTACTGGTGACAGTACGGCTATACTGTGGGTCTTGGTGCTTCTGGTTTTTCTGGTTTCTTTACCTGCACTTACAGTAATTAACCCCTGCAGTAATTACAGAAATGAAGTAATTCAGCTTGTCTCTTCTGTTGCAGCGTGTTATATATGCAATGGTAAAGTGTTCTACTGGCACAGTTTGATGTATTAGAGGTACTGATACTGTTTGTACTGTAAAGGTACAGaaattgaaatatttttttGGTAGTGCTCATTTCTTGTAATATGGTCATCTAAAAATGTGTACAATGTTCTTAGGTATTTAATTGTATCCATTGCCAGCTACATAGTACAGGCACAATTGGGACCAGAAACTGCGTCTATTATTTAGTCAGACAGTTGGGAGTATCAGTCGAAGTGTAACTGCCAGAGCATTGAATAGCTAGTGGCTTTCTGTTAACCAAATAAATCAAAGAATGTCATGTCTACAACCATGGTAAGAAGAATGTTTAGTCTGTTCAACATTGCTGCTACTACTAATAACACTGGTCATTTGCTTACTGTTGGTGGTGGTGTTAAGATAGATGTGACACAAGCTGATGGTAGCCTATTCAATCTAGCGGTATGGATGTCTGTGAGTACCAGTGGCGTAATTAGTGGAGCAACAGCCAATAGCTTTCTTGGTATGCAAACTGGAAAGTGGTCTTGTTATCAAATAACAGCAACTGTAGTGACAGAAAGTGGTTTATTAAATCAACTATGTGGAGCATAATGTTTTATTGTCCTGCCATTAGTATCATTGGTGGATTACAGGAAAACACTGCAATCAATGCTATGTTACTGGACTTGACCCGCAATCCACTGGAGGATTGATGAGGGGAGATGGTTTATTTAACCAAAAGCAGCTTGGTGAAACAAGGCAACTGGAATTGT containing:
- the LOC136237749 gene encoding general vesicular transport factor p115-like — protein: MEEDSGRSPTFSTPSLGGGSTSGLLNTGQQQQQLGGGLSQDTFSGLGVFDTTATTIKFEKEKQDTAVSTDDSQRVLELEYNVQQLKSFEGLMKAYEQLKKTTQVQKEEQDDLFLLLVQKNQRTKKFMTLLQENNVEISESESDSEEESDDDLLFKEKQDIASSTDDSQQVLELEYNLQQVKSCEELMKAYEKLKKVKQTLEQEQDDVLMLLAEEDHRIKKFKTLLQENKIEFLESESEEESDDMKCIVCLYEVFMLKCEIIAYEMYLIVSIASYIVQAQLGPETASII